The Lancefieldella sp. Marseille-Q7238 genomic interval GACTTTCTATCTTGACGATGGGCGCAAAGCCTTTCATCAGCTTCTTAACCTTGTTCGTACGCGTAAACTTCACTTCAATGGTATCGCCTTCAACGGAAAGAACAACGCCCGGTCCAAAGGTTTTATGGGATATGTGGTCGCCGGACGCAAAGACCGCTTTCGCCTTTGCGGGATCCTTTTTGATTGAAGGGGCAACGCTCGGCTGAATACGTCCGCCTCTGCCGGTAGAACGCGTACGAGAGCCAAAGACATTGCCTCCGTACACCTCAGCGCCACGGCCTGATCCGAAGGTGCCATGGCGGTCTCCCCGCTTTTCCCAGCCAACACCCGAAAAGCCTGACGAGCCAACGCCGATAGCTTTGATGTGTTCTTCGGGTATTTCGGCTATAAAGCGAGAGACCGGATTTGCCTGGACAGATCCGAACATGCGGCGCACAGACGCGTATGTGAGGTAGAGTTTTTTGCGAGCGCGCGTGATAGCGACGTACGCCAAACGCCGCTCCTCCTCCAAATGCGCTCCATCAGACTCAAAGTTCACATGCGGGAAGATGCTTTCTTCCATGCCCACGACAAACACAACGGGAAATTCGAGACCTTTTGCGGAATGGATGGTCATAAGAGTAACGGCGGAAGCCGAACCGGCAAGGCTGTCCAAATCCGACCGAAGCGCCAGCCATTCCATAAATGCGGGGAGCTTCGCAGCTGCAACCTGAGGATATTCCATCACAGCTGCGGACGGCACGGGCGATGCTGTCGGCGCAGATGGCTCAGATGATGCGGGTGGCTCTGTCGCACGCACCATGGGCAACGCCGCTGGCTCAGGCGCCGGTGCCGATGATTCGCCCTCCTCGTCAAGAGAACCCGCTTCGCGCAGCTGACGGAGACTTTCAAGCATTTCTTCCGCGTCGTCATGCGTTTCATCAAATTCAGCAGCGACACCAAAAAACTCTCGGATGTTCTCAATGCGGCCGTCGGCCTCCATAGTATGCTCGGCCTCGTAGGCGCGAATGAGTCCCGACCGGTCAACGATTGTCTCAATGACCTCTTCGAGCTCGCCGTCCAGAGCGCGACCCGCTTCAACAGCTCCGGTAAACTCTGTAAGAGCATTGCGGACTTTAGCAGACAGGAGGCTTTCCTCGCCAATGCAGGCTTCGCAGGCAGCAAAAAAGGACAGCCTGTTTCTCAACGCGTACGTCTGGATTTTGTTGATACTGGTAGAGCCGATGCCGCGCCGAGGAGTGTTGACCACGCGAAGCGCCGACACATCGTCATCGGGGTTGATAACCACCTTGAGGTATGCCATGACATCGCGAATCTCAGCGCGATCAAAGAAGCGCATGCCGCCCACAATCTTATAGGGAACACCCGCTCTCAGCAGCATATCCTCGAGTATGCGCGACTGCGCGTTGGTACGGTAAAACACGGCGACATCATCATAGGAGGTTCCTGCATCATGCAGCTTCTCAATCTCCGAGCCAACCCAGCGGCCCTCATCGCGTTCGTCTGCCGCGCGGTACACGCAGATCTTCTCGCCATCGCCTTCATCGGTAAAGAGGCGCTTCTCTGTGCGGTGCGTATTGTGAGCGACAACGGCGTTCGCTGCTCCCAAAATATGTCCTGTTGAACGGTAGTTCTGCTCGAGCTTGACCGTATGCGTGTCCGGGTAGTCCTTCTCAAAAGCCAGAATATTCTTGATGTCCGCGCCACGCCACGAGTAAATGGACTGATCGTCATCGCCCACAACCATGAGGTTTCTGTACTTGGAAGCCAAAAGATTGGTGATAGCGTATTGAACGCCGTTGGTGTCTTGGTATTCGTCGACATTGATGTAGCGAAAGCGCTCTTGATACGCGTTAAGAATGACGGGATTTTTGGACAGCAGTTCAAAGGCTTTAACGAGAAGATCGTCAAAGTCCAGGGCGTTCGCCCGTTCAAGACGTTGTTGAAGCGTCCGGTAGACGCGGACGGTAACGTAGTCGAGAGGTGACGACGCCTGACGCTCCATTTCATCCGGCAGTATGAGGGCGTTTTTCGCCGCGCTGATTTTACTTCTGATAGAGTTCATCGGAAACTGGCGAACATCAATATCAAGGTCGGCCATAATAGCCTTAACCAGCCGCTTTGAATCATCGTCATCATAGATGGTGAAGTTGGGACCAAAGCCGACGGCTTCGGGGTCTTCTCGCAACATGCGCACGCACATGGCGTGAAACGTACACACCCACATGCCGCGCGTGCCACCGGGAAGCAAGTGCCCAAGGCGCTCCCGCATCTCGGCTGCGGCCTTATTGGTAAACGTAATGGCGAGAATCTGCCACGGACGCACACCTTTATCGGCAATCATGTGCGCGATGCGGTGCGTCAGCACACGCGTTTTGCCGGAACCTGCGCCGGCAAGCACGAGAAGCGGACCTTCGGTGGTTATGACAGCTTCATGCTGA includes:
- a CDS encoding UvrD-helicase domain-containing protein, giving the protein MSDAFQSPLFAAPPADGQSAGGLSMRTVPSAIDLGSLNPSQHEAVITTEGPLLVLAGAGSGKTRVLTHRIAHMIADKGVRPWQILAITFTNKAAAEMRERLGHLLPGGTRGMWVCTFHAMCVRMLREDPEAVGFGPNFTIYDDDDSKRLVKAIMADLDIDVRQFPMNSIRSKISAAKNALILPDEMERQASSPLDYVTVRVYRTLQQRLERANALDFDDLLVKAFELLSKNPVILNAYQERFRYINVDEYQDTNGVQYAITNLLASKYRNLMVVGDDDQSIYSWRGADIKNILAFEKDYPDTHTVKLEQNYRSTGHILGAANAVVAHNTHRTEKRLFTDEGDGEKICVYRAADERDEGRWVGSEIEKLHDAGTSYDDVAVFYRTNAQSRILEDMLLRAGVPYKIVGGMRFFDRAEIRDVMAYLKVVINPDDDVSALRVVNTPRRGIGSTSINKIQTYALRNRLSFFAACEACIGEESLLSAKVRNALTEFTGAVEAGRALDGELEEVIETIVDRSGLIRAYEAEHTMEADGRIENIREFFGVAAEFDETHDDAEEMLESLRQLREAGSLDEEGESSAPAPEPAALPMVRATEPPASSEPSAPTASPVPSAAVMEYPQVAAAKLPAFMEWLALRSDLDSLAGSASAVTLMTIHSAKGLEFPVVFVVGMEESIFPHVNFESDGAHLEEERRLAYVAITRARKKLYLTYASVRRMFGSVQANPVSRFIAEIPEEHIKAIGVGSSGFSGVGWEKRGDRHGTFGSGRGAEVYGGNVFGSRTRSTGRGGRIQPSVAPSIKKDPAKAKAVFASGDHISHKTFGPGVVLSVEGDTIEVKFTRTNKVKKLMKGFAPIVKIESQ